A genomic segment from Dermacentor silvarum isolate Dsil-2018 chromosome 11, BIME_Dsil_1.4, whole genome shotgun sequence encodes:
- the LOC119433643 gene encoding uncharacterized protein LOC119433643, which produces MSPNVPLLVQVYAGYLFFVFGGVASFPVDGYCLQPDGIDAAQWLHGYDSFCTSSFDVTMPSLRHVDMEYGAPSLGTLTSRDHRRTARPVPIKGASAHSCFSGHGSTAVTMSPNVPLLVQVGERKYGFHSDYLCLIVLPCPRRLVHCICDCFSMAFLLLRLSGDIESNPGPITEKMFEEMINTQKEILAKISVIQENQTSSEARILEIQARLLAMENKLLSVDESRKKLTDLESVVSDHETAMSSISRQLDGFENRSRRNNLIVRGIKEEVRETQETLLKKVNNDIFENKLGQKLNSIERIHRLEKKTTGKDRPVIMKLTDFRDKMKILQNCHKLKNTNISISEDYSKRVTEIRQKLWKSSDEERRNGMKVKLIFDKVKIGDVLYSWDEVTGGRVKCHTPTEASHM; this is translated from the coding sequence ATGTCACCGAACGTACCCTTGCTTGTGCAGGTTTATGCTGGCTACTTGTTCTTCGTCTTCGGCGGGGTGGCATCGTTCCCTGTTGACGGATACTGCCTGCAGCCTGACGGAATCGACGCGGCGCAATGGCTTCATGGGTACGACTCGTTCTGCACATCTTCATTCGACGTGACTATGCCTTCTCTTCGACACGTGGACATGGAATACGGCGCACCATCGTTGGGCACGCTGACATCACGGGACCATCGCCGGACAGCAAGGCCTGTGCCTATAAAAGGCGCATCTGCACACTCCTGcttcagtggacacggcagcactgCCGTGACAATGTCACCGAACGTACCCTTGCTTGTGCAGGTTGGTGAAAGAAAATATGGCTTTCATAGCGATTATCTTTGTTTAAtagtgctgccgtgtccacgTAGGCTTGTGCATTGTATATGTGACTGTTTTTCAATGGCATTCTTGTTACTCAGGCTTTCCGGAGATATTGAATCTAACCCCGGTCCTATTACTGAAAAAATGTTCGAAGAAATGATTAATACGCAGAAAGAAATTCTTGCTAAAATTTCAGTAATACAGGAAAACCAGACATCTTCTGAAGCTCGCATTCTTGAAATACAAGCCAGGCTTCTGGCTATGGAAAATAAACTACTGAGCGTTGATGAAAGTCGTAAAAAGCTTACTGACTTAGAGAGCGTTGTTAGTGATCACGAAACAGCGATGAGCAGCATTTCCAGGCAGCTTGATGGTTTTGAAAACCGATCTCGTCGCAACAATCTCATAGTTAGAGGTATAAAAGAGGAAGTGCGTGAAACACAGGAAACATTATTAAAGAAGGTTAATAATGACATATTTGAAAATAAACTCGGACAGAAACTGAATTCCATCGAAAGAATTCATAGATTAGAGAAGAAAACAACGGGCAAGGACCGACCTGTAATTATGAAGTTAACTGATTTCAGAGATAAGATGAAAATTTTGCAGAACTGTCACAAGCTCAAAAATACAAATATAAGCATATCAGAAGATTATTCCAAAAGGGTTACTGAGATCCGCCAAAAACTTTGGAAATCATCAGACGAAGAGAGGCGCAATGGCATGAAAGTTAAATTAATCTTCGACAAGGTTAAAATTGGCGATGTTCTGTATAGTTGGGATGAAGTTACTGGCGGAAGAGTAAAGTGTCATACTCCCACAGAGGCCAGTCATATGTGA